One Solirubrobacter pauli DNA segment encodes these proteins:
- the uvrA gene encoding excinuclease ABC subunit UvrA, with amino-acid sequence MSSRQNSIVVSGAREHNLKDVTVELPRDSLVVITGLSGSGKSSLAFDTIYAEGQRRYVESLSAYARQFLGQMDKPDVDSIEGLSPAISIDQKTTSRNPRSTVGTVTEIYDYLRLLWARVGKPHCFNCGRPIAAQSAEQIIDQIMGMEEGTRFMVMAPIVRGRKGEYGKQLAELRSEGFTRVKVDGELRQLEDEIVLDKKFKHDISVVVDRLVMRGDLRKRLADSVETAVTLADGILEVETVPREGEGEVFTYSERFACLHCGISMPELEPRSFSFNAPHGACPRCTGLGSMMEIDPELVVPDPSLSINEGAILPWASGATGYYEQITAAISERYEVDVDLPWEELPEDQQNLFLYGTNGDKLYVSYRNRMGRKRSYMTTFEGIVPNLERRYKETDSDWSREKIEEYMSMRPCPECKGARLRPESRAVKVGGLPINEFTAMSAKRAIEWMDALELSNQDRAIARLILREIDERLRFLDNVGVGYLSMERASSTLSGGEAQRIRLATQIGSSLVGVLYILDEPSIGLHQRDNERLIATLERLRDLGNTVLVVEHDEGTMRAADWVLDMGPGAGEHGGHVVAQGTAEQIMQVEDSLTGQFLSGTRKIEAPGARRKPTNYVEVVGASQNNLKNVTVKVPLGVFCAVTGVSGSGKSTLINEILYKAVANKLNRARMRPGAHKRIKGLEHLDKIIQVDQSPIGRTPRSNPATYIGLFDQIRDLFSKTQESRARGYKAGRFSFNVKGGRCEVCKGDGQIKIEMHFLPDIYVPCEQCHGKRYNRETLDIRFKGKTIADVLDMPVEEALEFFAHIPKIKRRLQTLHDVGLDYMRLGQPATTLSGGEAQRIKLASELAKVATGRTLYILDEPTTGLHFADIQKLLEVLQRLVDQGNSVVVIEHNLDVIKTADRLIDMGPEGGEEGGTLMGAGTPEEIAAIEESHTGRFLRDLTTPAAKPKARKPRARKVPAAA; translated from the coding sequence ATGTCGAGCCGTCAGAACTCCATCGTCGTCTCCGGCGCCCGCGAGCACAACCTCAAGGACGTTACCGTCGAGCTGCCGCGAGACTCGCTCGTGGTCATCACCGGCCTGTCCGGCTCGGGGAAGTCCTCCTTGGCCTTCGACACCATCTACGCCGAGGGGCAGCGGCGCTACGTGGAGTCGCTGAGCGCGTACGCGCGGCAGTTCCTGGGGCAGATGGACAAGCCGGACGTGGACTCGATCGAGGGCCTGTCACCGGCGATCTCGATCGACCAGAAGACCACGTCGCGCAACCCGCGGTCGACGGTCGGCACGGTCACGGAGATCTACGACTACCTGCGCCTGCTGTGGGCGCGGGTCGGCAAGCCGCACTGCTTCAACTGCGGCCGGCCGATCGCCGCCCAGTCGGCGGAGCAGATCATCGACCAGATCATGGGCATGGAAGAGGGCACCCGCTTCATGGTCATGGCGCCGATCGTGCGCGGCCGCAAGGGCGAGTACGGCAAGCAGCTGGCCGAGCTGCGGTCCGAGGGCTTCACGCGCGTGAAGGTGGACGGCGAGCTGCGCCAGCTCGAGGACGAGATCGTGCTGGACAAGAAGTTCAAGCACGACATCTCGGTCGTCGTGGACCGCCTGGTGATGCGCGGCGACCTGCGCAAGCGCCTGGCCGACTCGGTGGAGACGGCGGTGACGCTGGCGGACGGCATCCTCGAGGTGGAGACGGTCCCGCGCGAGGGCGAGGGCGAGGTCTTCACGTACAGCGAGCGCTTTGCGTGCCTGCACTGCGGCATCTCGATGCCGGAGCTGGAGCCGCGCTCGTTCTCCTTCAACGCGCCGCACGGCGCCTGCCCGCGCTGCACGGGCCTGGGCTCGATGATGGAGATCGACCCGGAGCTCGTGGTGCCGGATCCGTCGTTGTCGATCAACGAGGGCGCGATCCTGCCGTGGGCGTCGGGCGCGACGGGCTACTACGAGCAGATCACGGCGGCGATCTCCGAGCGGTACGAGGTCGACGTCGACCTGCCGTGGGAGGAGCTGCCCGAGGACCAGCAGAACCTGTTCCTGTACGGCACGAACGGCGACAAGCTCTACGTCTCCTACCGCAACCGGATGGGGCGCAAGCGCTCGTACATGACGACGTTCGAGGGCATCGTCCCGAACCTCGAGCGGCGGTACAAGGAGACGGACTCCGACTGGTCTCGCGAGAAGATCGAGGAGTACATGTCGATGCGGCCTTGCCCGGAGTGCAAGGGCGCGCGGCTGCGGCCCGAGTCACGGGCGGTCAAGGTCGGCGGCCTGCCGATCAACGAGTTCACGGCGATGAGCGCCAAGCGCGCGATCGAGTGGATGGACGCGCTCGAGCTCTCGAACCAGGACCGCGCGATCGCGCGGTTGATCCTGCGCGAGATCGACGAGCGGCTGCGGTTCCTGGACAACGTCGGCGTCGGCTACCTGTCGATGGAGCGTGCGTCGTCGACGCTGTCGGGCGGCGAGGCGCAGCGGATCCGGCTGGCGACGCAGATCGGCTCTTCGCTGGTGGGCGTGCTCTACATCCTCGACGAGCCGTCGATCGGGTTGCATCAGCGCGACAACGAGCGGCTGATCGCGACGCTGGAGCGTCTGCGCGACCTCGGCAACACCGTCCTGGTGGTCGAGCACGACGAGGGCACGATGCGCGCGGCCGACTGGGTGCTGGACATGGGCCCGGGCGCCGGCGAGCACGGCGGCCACGTCGTCGCGCAGGGCACGGCCGAGCAGATCATGCAGGTGGAGGACTCGCTGACCGGCCAGTTCCTCTCGGGCACGCGCAAGATCGAGGCGCCGGGGGCGCGGCGCAAGCCGACGAACTACGTCGAGGTCGTCGGCGCGTCGCAGAACAACCTCAAGAACGTCACCGTGAAGGTGCCGCTGGGCGTGTTCTGCGCGGTGACGGGCGTGTCGGGCTCCGGCAAGTCCACGCTGATCAACGAGATCCTCTACAAGGCCGTCGCGAACAAGCTCAACCGGGCGCGCATGCGGCCCGGCGCGCACAAGCGCATCAAGGGCCTCGAGCACCTGGACAAGATCATCCAGGTCGACCAGTCGCCGATCGGCCGCACGCCGCGGTCGAACCCGGCCACCTACATCGGCCTGTTCGACCAGATCCGCGACCTGTTCTCCAAGACGCAGGAGTCGCGCGCCCGGGGCTACAAGGCGGGCCGCTTCTCGTTCAACGTCAAGGGCGGCCGCTGCGAGGTCTGCAAGGGCGATGGCCAGATCAAGATCGAGATGCACTTCCTGCCGGACATCTACGTCCCGTGCGAGCAGTGCCACGGCAAGCGCTACAACCGCGAGACCCTCGACATCCGCTTCAAGGGCAAGACGATCGCGGACGTCCTCGACATGCCGGTCGAAGAGGCGCTCGAGTTCTTCGCGCACATCCCGAAGATCAAGCGCCGCCTCCAGACCCTGCACGACGTCGGCCTGGACTACATGCGCCTCGGCCAGCCGGCCACGACCCTCTCGGGCGGCGAGGCCCAGCGCATCAAGCTGGCGAGCGAGCTCGCGAAGGTCGCCACCGGCCGCACCCTCTACATTCTCGACGAGCCCACCACCGGCCTGCACTTCGCGGACATCCAGAAGCTGTTGGAGGTGCTCCAGCGCCTCGTCGACCAGGGCAACTCCGTGGTCGTGATCGAGCACAACCTGGACGTCATCAAGACCGCCGACCGCCTCATCGACATGGGCCCCGAAGGCGGCGAGGAGGGCGGCACCCTCATGGGCGCCGGCACCCCGGAGGAGATCGCCGCGATCGAGGAGTCCCACACGGGCCGCTTCCTCCGAGACCTCACCACGCCGGCGGCGAAGCCCAAGGCCCGCAAGCCACGGGCCCGCAAGGTCCCCGCGGCCGCGTAG
- a CDS encoding MFS transporter yields the protein MTDRFALRPENRWFALVVLCVGFLMIVLDSTIVNVALPVIQTDLELSSGGLAWVINAYLIAFGGLLLLAGRVGDLVGRRQVFLAGLALFTFASLLCGLAETPGQLIAARFLQGVGGALGSAVILGMIVTMFPQPGEQAKAIAIFSFVGSAGASIGLLMGGVLTQLLSWHWIFIVNVPIGIAAFLLARPLLAREPGLGLRAGADVPGAVLVTAALMLAVYTIVDAESWLLGGIAVGLLALFVARQATAEKPLLRLGVLKSRDVVGANLILLVAVAGMLGMSFLAVLYLQRVLGYNAFETGASFLPISVAIGALSLSVSARLITRYGARLVLLPALALMAAGLALLGQAGVDGNYWIDVLPALLLMGVGVGLIFPSLMTLAMSGVAPEDSGLASGLVNTTQQVGGAFGIAILATVAANESGGATDPASLIAGYNAAFMIAAALAAAALILAIVVLRRAPATREAPAVEAEPAVLVG from the coding sequence ATGACCGACCGATTCGCTCTGCGTCCCGAGAACCGCTGGTTCGCCCTCGTCGTCCTGTGCGTGGGCTTCTTGATGATCGTCTTGGACTCGACGATCGTGAACGTGGCCCTGCCGGTCATCCAGACTGATCTCGAGCTCTCCTCCGGCGGTCTGGCCTGGGTGATCAACGCGTACCTGATCGCGTTCGGCGGCCTGCTGCTGCTCGCCGGCCGAGTCGGCGATCTCGTCGGCCGCCGGCAGGTGTTCCTCGCCGGGTTGGCCTTGTTCACGTTCGCCTCGCTGCTGTGCGGGCTGGCGGAGACGCCGGGCCAGCTGATCGCGGCACGATTCCTCCAGGGCGTCGGTGGCGCACTGGGCTCCGCGGTGATCCTCGGGATGATCGTGACCATGTTCCCCCAGCCGGGCGAGCAGGCGAAGGCGATCGCGATCTTCTCGTTCGTCGGCAGCGCGGGCGCCTCGATCGGCCTGCTCATGGGCGGTGTGCTCACCCAGCTGCTGAGCTGGCACTGGATCTTCATCGTCAACGTGCCGATCGGCATCGCCGCGTTCCTGCTGGCGCGGCCGCTGCTGGCCCGTGAGCCGGGCCTCGGCCTGCGCGCCGGTGCCGACGTCCCCGGCGCGGTGCTGGTCACCGCCGCCCTGATGCTCGCCGTGTACACCATCGTCGACGCCGAGTCCTGGCTGCTCGGCGGCATCGCGGTCGGCCTGCTGGCGCTGTTCGTCGCCCGCCAGGCCACCGCCGAGAAGCCGCTGCTGCGGCTCGGCGTGCTCAAGTCGCGCGACGTCGTCGGCGCGAACCTCATCCTGCTCGTCGCGGTGGCCGGCATGCTCGGCATGTCCTTCCTCGCGGTCCTGTACCTGCAGCGCGTCCTCGGCTACAACGCGTTCGAGACCGGCGCGTCCTTCCTCCCGATCTCCGTGGCCATCGGCGCGCTCTCGCTCAGCGTCTCCGCCCGGCTGATCACGCGCTACGGCGCCCGGCTCGTGCTGCTGCCGGCCCTGGCCCTGATGGCCGCCGGCCTCGCCCTCCTCGGCCAGGCGGGCGTCGACGGCAACTACTGGATCGACGTGCTCCCCGCCCTGCTCCTGATGGGCGTCGGCGTCGGCCTGATCTTCCCCTCGCTGATGACCCTCGCCATGTCCGGCGTCGCCCCCGAGGACTCCGGCCTCGCCTCGGGCCTCGTCAACACCACCCAGCAGGTCGGCGGCGCCTTCGGCATCGCCATCCTGGCCACGGTCGCCGCCAACGAGTCCGGAGGCGCGACCGACCCGGCCTCCCTCATCGCCGGCTACAACGCGGCCTTCATGATCGCCGCGGCCCTCGCGGCGGCGGCCCTCATCCTGGCGATCGTGGTGCTGCGCCGGGCCCCGGCAACGCGCGAAGCGCCGGCGGTCGAGGCGGAGCCGGCGGTGCTGGTCGGCTGA
- a CDS encoding MarR family winged helix-turn-helix transcriptional regulator gives MAVASERVDLIFLLSQAAHALQTEMTAALEAIGVTPRMHCILSRAVHGEFTQKELADQCALDKTTMVVTMDALEQAELAERRPSPTDRRARIIAVTEKGAELVEQGDAIIAGLYADVLQSLPEDQRDAFVGALQGLMDGRLSKPAVCQTTVRRPRSS, from the coding sequence GTGGCTGTAGCAAGCGAACGCGTCGACCTCATCTTCCTCCTGTCGCAGGCCGCACACGCCCTGCAGACCGAGATGACCGCGGCGCTCGAGGCGATCGGCGTGACGCCGCGCATGCACTGCATCCTCTCCCGCGCGGTGCACGGCGAGTTCACGCAGAAGGAGCTCGCCGACCAGTGCGCGCTCGACAAGACGACCATGGTCGTCACGATGGACGCGCTCGAGCAGGCCGAGCTGGCCGAGCGCCGGCCCTCCCCCACCGACCGGCGCGCGCGGATCATCGCCGTGACGGAGAAGGGCGCCGAGCTGGTCGAGCAGGGCGACGCGATCATCGCCGGGCTGTACGCGGACGTGCTCCAGTCACTGCCCGAGGACCAGCGCGACGCGTTCGTCGGCGCGCTCCAAGGCCTGATGGACGGGCGGCTGTCGAAGCCCGCCGTGTGCCAGACCACGGTTCGACGACCCAGGTCATCCTGA
- a CDS encoding lytic transglycosylase produces the protein MPHVVQPGETLWSIAAANNLTTRTVAAFNGLSESSQVVLGSTIQVPSTVEGYAALQSAGLVGSAPASAPAAAAAPAAPAAAPSAPKPLGGYTVRPGDTLSGLAASSGVSVGDMAAMNGLDPSGVLLAGTVLKLPTGAPAPARASQPEPAKHIVPAAAPEPTATRVGATDVQSVASQHGVSPSLATAIAYQESGFNNAMVSSANARGVMQVMPGTWDYVQQNLAQRELNPNSAHDNVTAGVLYLRQLLNQTGGDESAAIAAYYQGLGALRSRGVFDDTKRYVANVQALRGRFGG, from the coding sequence GTGCCGCATGTCGTGCAGCCCGGCGAGACGCTCTGGTCGATCGCGGCGGCCAACAACCTGACCACGCGCACCGTGGCGGCCTTCAACGGCCTGTCGGAGAGCTCGCAGGTCGTGCTGGGCTCGACGATCCAGGTGCCGTCCACCGTCGAGGGCTACGCGGCCCTCCAGTCGGCCGGGCTCGTGGGCTCGGCTCCGGCCTCAGCCCCGGCCGCGGCTGCGGCCCCGGCCGCGCCGGCCGCCGCCCCGTCGGCGCCCAAGCCGTTGGGCGGCTACACCGTCCGGCCCGGCGACACCCTGTCCGGCCTGGCCGCCTCGTCGGGCGTGTCGGTCGGCGACATGGCGGCGATGAACGGCCTCGACCCCAGTGGGGTGCTGCTCGCGGGCACGGTGCTCAAGCTCCCGACGGGCGCGCCGGCGCCCGCGCGTGCGTCTCAGCCCGAGCCGGCCAAGCACATCGTCCCGGCCGCTGCGCCCGAGCCCACCGCCACGCGCGTGGGCGCCACCGACGTGCAGTCGGTCGCCTCCCAGCACGGCGTGTCGCCCTCGCTGGCGACCGCGATCGCCTACCAGGAGAGCGGCTTCAACAACGCGATGGTCTCCTCCGCGAACGCGCGCGGCGTCATGCAGGTCATGCCCGGCACGTGGGACTACGTGCAGCAGAACCTCGCGCAGCGTGAGTTGAACCCGAACTCCGCGCACGACAACGTGACCGCCGGCGTGCTGTACCTCAGGCAGCTGCTCAACCAGACCGGCGGGGACGAGAGCGCGGCCATCGCCGCCTACTACCAGGGCCTCGGGGCGCTCCGCTCGCGCGGCGTGTTCGACGACACCAAGCGCTACGTCGCCAACGTCCAGGCGTTGCGCGGCCGCTTCGGTGGCTAA
- a CDS encoding acyltransferase, with protein sequence MDDLKLWAQKWRWYQRNALPWNRARIHYELAKRRSFAKWPLHGEVLELFAEGRLTLGEHVVLEPNVWLTGTGHIHIGGGSFLNLGVQVAAIDRVTIGEHCMFANGCLITDANHRFDDPGRPVPWQGFTSKGPTTVGDNVWCGANVVITSGVTIGERCVIGANSVVTSDIPPFSVAAGAPAKVLRTITY encoded by the coding sequence GTGGATGACCTCAAGCTGTGGGCCCAGAAATGGCGCTGGTACCAGCGCAACGCGCTGCCCTGGAACCGCGCGCGCATCCACTACGAGCTGGCCAAGCGGCGCTCGTTCGCGAAGTGGCCTCTCCACGGCGAGGTCCTCGAGCTGTTCGCGGAAGGTCGTCTCACGCTCGGCGAGCACGTCGTCCTGGAGCCGAATGTGTGGCTCACCGGGACCGGCCACATCCACATCGGCGGGGGCAGCTTCCTCAACCTCGGCGTGCAGGTGGCGGCGATCGACCGGGTCACGATCGGCGAGCACTGCATGTTCGCCAACGGCTGCCTGATCACCGACGCCAACCACCGCTTCGACGACCCGGGACGGCCCGTCCCGTGGCAGGGCTTCACGTCCAAGGGCCCGACAACCGTGGGTGACAACGTCTGGTGCGGCGCGAACGTCGTGATCACGTCCGGCGTCACCATCGGCGAGCGCTGCGTCATCGGCGCCAACAGCGTCGTGACCAGCGACATCCCGCCGTTCAGCGTCGCGGCCGGAGCACCCGCGAAGGTGCTCCGGACGATCACCTACTAG
- a CDS encoding inorganic phosphate transporter, which yields MHSDIVLWIVVATALAFDFTNGFHDTANSIATSVSTRAMAPKLAVIMAAGLNFVGAFLSLAVAATIAKGIVDAASITLLTVFAGLIGAIAWNLLTWWRGLPSSSSHALIGGMVGATLAAQGSSAVLWDGLVEKVAVPALVAPVLAMLAAGLAILVAYRIVGRQKPGVVSRGFRLGQLASSALFSLSHGTNDAQKTMGIIFLALVANGNMSADADIPIWVVVSAATAIALGTYFGGWRIVRTMGSRIIKMDPAQGFASQGAGAAVILSASHVGFPLSTTHVMSGAIMGAGAAKRVSAVRWGVAGNIVVAWILTLPCSAAVGAVTYAVVSIFGDGSVGPIVVATVLLLALAAFFAHKARRSSAEAVPA from the coding sequence GTGCACTCCGACATCGTCTTGTGGATCGTCGTCGCGACGGCGCTCGCGTTCGACTTCACCAACGGGTTCCACGACACCGCGAACTCGATCGCGACCTCCGTCTCGACCCGCGCGATGGCCCCGAAGCTGGCCGTGATCATGGCCGCGGGGCTCAACTTCGTCGGCGCGTTCCTGTCGCTGGCCGTGGCCGCGACGATCGCCAAGGGCATCGTCGACGCCGCCTCGATCACGCTGCTGACCGTGTTCGCGGGGCTCATCGGCGCGATCGCCTGGAACCTGCTGACTTGGTGGAGAGGCTTGCCGTCGTCGTCCTCGCACGCCCTGATCGGCGGCATGGTGGGCGCGACGCTCGCGGCCCAGGGCTCGTCCGCCGTCCTCTGGGACGGGCTGGTCGAGAAGGTCGCCGTGCCGGCGCTCGTCGCCCCGGTCCTGGCCATGCTCGCCGCCGGCCTGGCCATCCTCGTCGCGTACCGGATCGTCGGGCGCCAGAAGCCCGGCGTCGTCTCGCGCGGGTTCCGGCTGGGTCAGCTCGCCTCCAGCGCGCTGTTCTCGCTCTCGCACGGCACCAACGACGCCCAGAAGACCATGGGCATCATCTTCCTCGCGCTCGTCGCCAACGGGAACATGAGCGCGGACGCCGACATCCCGATCTGGGTCGTCGTCTCCGCCGCCACGGCGATCGCGCTCGGGACCTACTTCGGCGGCTGGCGGATCGTCCGCACGATGGGCTCGCGGATCATCAAGATGGACCCGGCGCAGGGCTTCGCCTCCCAGGGCGCCGGTGCCGCCGTGATCCTGTCCGCCTCGCACGTCGGCTTCCCGCTGTCCACGACGCACGTGATGTCCGGCGCGATCATGGGCGCGGGCGCGGCCAAGCGCGTCTCGGCCGTCCGCTGGGGTGTCGCGGGCAACATCGTGGTGGCCTGGATCCTGACCTTGCCGTGCTCGGCCGCGGTCGGCGCGGTGACCTACGCCGTGGTCAGCATCTTCGGTGACGGCTCGGTCGGGCCGATCGTCGTCGCGACGGTGCTGTTGCTGGCGCTGGCGGCGTTCTTCGCGCACAAGGCGCGGCGCTCGTCCGCCGAGGCGGTGCCGGCCTGA